In Eptesicus fuscus isolate TK198812 chromosome 23, DD_ASM_mEF_20220401, whole genome shotgun sequence, one genomic interval encodes:
- the TMEM45B gene encoding transmembrane protein 45B → MANFKGHALPGSFFLIVGLWWSVKYPLKYFHRKGKRGQLSHNYERLEIIEAAIRTLFPVIGILAEQFVPDGPHLHLYSGNEWIKLMNWQHSTMYLFFAISGITDMLTYLVSHVPLGVDRLVMAVAAFNEGFLFYHHVHNRPPLDQYIHSLLLCAVFGGALSIFLEVILRDNIVLELFRTTLVLLQGTWFWQIGFVLFPPFGGPQWDQEDHANLMFITMCFCWHYLAALCVVAVNYSLVHCLLTRLKRRREGEIIGIQKLTSEPTYQKALLNGSDEE, encoded by the exons ATGGCAAACTTCAAGGGCCACGCTCTCCCGGGGAGCTTCTTCCTGATCGTTGGGCTGTGGTGGTCAGTGAAGTACCCACTGAAGTATTTTCACCGAAAGGGGAAAAGAGGCCAACTGAGTCATAATTACGAGCGTCTGGAGATCATTGAGGCCGCCATCAGGACTTTATTCCCCGTCATTG GGATCCTAGCAGAGCAGTTTGTCCCGGAtgggccccacctccacctgTACTCGGGAAATGAGTGGATCAAGCTGATGAATTGGCAACACAGCACCATGTACCTGTTCTTCGCCATCTCGGGAATCACGGACATGCTCACCTATCTCGTCAGTCACGTGCCCTTGGGGGTTGACCGACTGGTGATGGCTGTGGCAGCGTTCAACGAAG GTTTCCTCTTCTACCACCATGTCCACAACCGGCCGCCACTGGACCAGTACATCCACTCGCTGCTGCTGTGCGCTGTGTTTGGAGGGGCTCTCAGCATCTTCTTGGAGGTGATCCTTCGGGACAACATTGTGCTGGAACTTTTCCGAACCACGCTCGTTCTTCTTCAAGGCACCTGGTTCTGGCAG ATTGGGTTTGTGCTGTTCCCGCCCTTCGGAGGCCCGCAGTGGGACCAGGAGGATCACGCGAACCTCATGTTCATCACCATGTGCTTCTGCTGGCACTACCTGGCTGCGCTCTGCGTCGTGGCCGTCAACTACTCTCTTGTTCACTG CCTTCTGACCCGGCTCAAGAGGCGCAGAGAAGGAGAAATCATTGGCATTCAGAAGCTGACGTCAGAACCCACTTACCAGAAGGCCCTCCTGAATGGCTCCGATGAGGAATGA